The nucleotide window ACTGATCAGCCTGTTTATCATGACTGTTTATGCATGAAAGAGTCTGATAATAACTCATGAAGTCTGTTCTCACCTCATGGATGCTCAGAACCAGTTGGTGAAGTCTAGCAGCTCCTGCTCCTCCGGACTGAGAGGATCGTAGGAGCCCTCGTCGGATGAGTAGGAGGACACGGGTGAACCTGCCATGGAGTTCATGTCAGCGGAGTATCCCTGCGACATGGTGGGCGACAGGACGCCGGACTGAAACGCGGCGCTCACCGCGTCGTGCTCgtccagcagctgctgcagggcGCGGATGTACTCCACGGCTGAGCGCAGCGTCTCCACTTTGCTCATCTTCTTGTTGGCGGCTCCGTTGGGGACGTGCTCCCGCAGGGTGGCGAAGCCGTTGTTGACCAGCTTCACCCGGTTCCTCTCCCTCTCGTTCCTCCGCGCCACGGCgtgcggctgctgctgcggaAGACTGTAGCCGAAACCCGCGAAGTTGAGCCTCCGCTTGCAGCGCAGCAGCTCCggggaggaggagcgctgcctCTTCGGCTGCTTGGACACCGACTTGCCGCTGCTCTGGCTGCTGCCGCTCGGGCTCAGCTGGATGCTCTGCGCGGAGAAGAAGCAGGCGGGCGgcatcagctgctgctggctgacGTTAATGTCCATCATGTTGGTGAGATCCAGTCCCAGTAAAAAACTTATAAACAATCACAGAGTCTCGAGGCGGTGCGTCCCGCTCGTGCCGTTCACGTGGTGTGGGGCGGTCCGCTGGGCTGCTGCCTCGCGCGCTCCTCAAAGCTGCTCTGAGTCCTCGAGGACAGACTCCACTGCTTTTCAATACGTCTGGACGGCGTTGAGGCCACGCCCTCCGGTCGCGTGGATTCACCTTGGGCTCCTGCCCCGGTGCCGGTGCGTTGCGCGCGCCGGACGCGTGCCACTTGAAGCACTAAACAAACAGTCAGTGgagagtttttcttttcttttctatcaTCACGAGTGTCAGAGAggtgagcagcagagcagagaggagaggcggCATGAAACTGCAGCACCGAAGCAATCACAGTTTTAgctttagtttattttttaaattattttgaagaACAAACATCAAGAAAATCACTCACATGAGGCCATTTATGGATCTTTTAACGAATAAACTCTCATATTTTATCAGTTTCACACAGACTGTCCTTAGAATTCAAGATGAACTTTTTAGTTAGAGGTGAAGTTTGGTGTCCGGACTTTCCCCCCGAGTACCGAACTGACGCACAAACACATACGTCAAACTCTCATTTAGACAGATAACATCGAAACAGTCTCACTCATTTTGGGCATTTTGAGTCTTTCTtatgaaagagagaagaaagggaaagtttgtagttgtgttttttgtcagatGTGTCTCCATGATCcagttttccttttcctctggACCAAACTGTGGTGCTGAAAGACAGCTCAGCTCTCAGCTCGCGGCTCACAGTCCAGATCTCAGAGCGCTGCATGTAAATCAGTCGCTCGCTGCCGTTTCAACTCGAACGCCGTCTAGTTTTATTGTTAACATTACAGACGCGTCTGAATGCCGCTCATTTGAGGCACCATTGTTGCAACAGAGGCCGAATTTTCCACTTTGATTAGAGCAGATCATCAGCCGCGCACAGGCGGAACGGAGGGGCGCAAATCTGCGGAGGGGCCCTCAGAAGCGGTCCGGAGGAGGCTTTGTGTGTGATTTGATACACCCGGTATGGTTACAGTAGCGTGGACGCGCCGAGATCTGTCGATTATTGTCGCTTTGAGGAgagaagaataataaaacacgTCTTTCAGCGCGGAACAAAACCAAGACCAAACTGTAACACCCCCTctaattttctgtgtgtgtatctgcgcGCGTGCATGTGCAATAAAACACGTGAAAAGAACAAGTTACTTTCCAGAATGTGCgtaatttttcagtttttacgcGTGaacatcctgtgtgtgtgtgtgtgtgtgtgtgtgtgtgtgtgtgtgtgtttctgtgtctggttgtgagtgtttgtttatttgcgCGTGCATGTGCGACCAAGCACAGAGGAACCAGAACCTGGGTTTTACGCACGAAGTTTCTCCTCTATCCGTGTTTGTGTCTTGTCCACAAGTAATcaatgtatgtttgtgtgtgtgtgtgtgtgtgtgtgtgtgtgtgtgtgtgtgtgtgtgtgtgtgtgtgtttgcgcgtgCTTGTGCGGGGAGTACATGTCCAATGAAACAGGTTGGAACCAGAAGATCACTTCAGTTTGTgcgtattttttattttttttacgcATGGAGCTCTTCTCTGTCCGTGTTTGTGTCTTTCCTATTACAGATtaattggtgtgtgtgtgtgtgagagagagagagagagagagagagagagagagaaagggaggggagagggagagggagagggagcgagagCTTGCGCGTGCATGTGCAGTGCATACATGCGCAATAGAACAGAGAGGAACCAGTTTAGGATTGTTTTATCAGGTTTTACGCACGAAGTTTCCTCTCTAtccatgtttctgtcttttgtaCAATGAATtatagtctgtgtgtgtgtgtgtttgcgcgtgcgtgcgtgcgtgtacgGCACGTGCGTGTGTAATTAAACGGGTTGGCACCAGAAGAAGAAAGTTTTTCAGATGTATGTGCGTATTCTTCCCGTTTTTACGCATGCAGTTCTCTATCCGTGTTTGCGTGTACTCACACACTGAAACcgtttatttctgtgtgtgtgtgtgtgtgtgtgtgtgtgtgtgtgcagatcaCCTCTGTccacccaccccccaccccacccccccattcaacgtttctttatttctgtgcGCGTTCGTCCGTGCACGCGCGTCCTGAAGAGGGGGGATTGTAATAAATTGTGCAATTTTTCTGCGGTGGCAGTGGCATTCAAAATCAAGCTTGCATTGAAGAGCCCCCACCTCACCTCGCCccagcccccctccctccctcacccacTACCactactttcttttctttccctccctccctcccccctcattctctctccctttttctggCCCAGCAAGAGAGTTTAGAAAAGAAGCGTGGGTTCTATTCAGCCTCCCCCTGCACCCCTTCGCCATCGCCAGGCTTTCTGAAACCTATCCATGCCCTGTCAGTGTGCTTCCAGAGTCCAATTAGCGCTTTGTGAGgactttctccctctctgctgctgctgctgctgctgctgcttgctgctggTCTTCCTCAGGCTGGGAGGGCgctcatttttttcttgaggGGCTTTCCAGTCATAGCTGAGTGTAATAATTAATATGACATCTGGGCGCCTCTTTTTAACcactttctgtatttttttctctcttgtcttttCTGTCGCTTGTGcggagacaataaaacaaaacactcacaaGCAGCCATATCATCCAGACCGtctttgtgtgtgatgtgaggGATAATCTTTCAATTTGtttgtcattaaaaacagattttctgaCCGCGTTTTGTTTTCTTTCGGCAGGTGCACCAATGGATGTATGTTTAAAGCGGTTTAAAGACTAAAGTTTAGCCTCGTAACATCATTTAAAGCAGCTtctcttttgaaaaatgtgca belongs to Pagrus major chromosome 14, Pma_NU_1.0 and includes:
- the ascl1a gene encoding achaete-scute homolog 1a, with amino-acid sequence MMDINVSQQQLMPPACFFSAQSIQLSPSGSSQSSGKSVSKQPKRQRSSSPELLRCKRRLNFAGFGYSLPQQQPHAVARRNERERNRVKLVNNGFATLREHVPNGAANKKMSKVETLRSAVEYIRALQQLLDEHDAVSAAFQSGVLSPTMSQGYSADMNSMAGSPVSSYSSDEGSYDPLSPEEQELLDFTNWF